In Nilaparvata lugens isolate BPH chromosome 5, ASM1435652v1, whole genome shotgun sequence, the following proteins share a genomic window:
- the LOC120351613 gene encoding uncharacterized protein LOC120351613 produces MGVRKETWLCDICKANKKLENKDDTSGAVTQDFMKQLFDEKFGSLSKQMRELQGDVAGMSGLLDEALKNITDLQNENEKLIKNFASIEADNANLKTRVSVLENKINEMEQYSRRMNIQIDGIPVTQGEKVDDIVEKLGNLLEVASPIESVLSMHRVPSINAKKCQPIIVQFSNPMQRGKWLEAYRKKRDVTSTDLNPVLQPKTNIYINEHLTRENKTLLAATKAVAKERGYQFVWVRQAKIYVRKEHNSKAVRIFTHDGLQKLV; encoded by the coding sequence ATGGGCGTTCGTAAAGAAACTTGGTTATGTGACATCTGTAAAGCTAataagaaattggaaaataagGACGATACTAGTGGTGCAGTTACTCAGGATTTcatgaagcaattatttgatgaaaaattcgGCTCTCTGTCAAAACAAATGAGGGAATTGCAAGGTGATGTGGCAGGTATGTCTGGGCTGTTGGACGAGGCGTTAAAAAACATAACCGATCTTCAAAACGAAAATGAGaaacttattaaaaactttgctaGTATTGAAGCGGATAATGCAAATTTGAAGACAAGAGTTTCAgttcttgaaaataaaataaacgaGATGGAACAATATTCTAGGCGTATGAACATTCAGATCGATGGTATACCGGTTACACAGGGTGAAAAGGTGGACGATATCGTCGAGAAGTTGGGAAATCTTTTAGAAGTTGCTTCTCCGATTGAAAGTGTACTTTCCATGCACCGTGTACCGTCAATTAACGCTAAGAAGTGTCAACCAATTATTGTGCAGTTCTCAAACCCTATGCAGAGAGGAAAGTGGCTGGAAGCATACCGCAAGAAACGAGATGTTACTTCTACGGATCTCAACCCTGTCCTCCAACCAAAAACCAACATCTATATCAACGAGCATCTGACGAGGGAAAATAAAACTTTGTTGGCGGCAACCAAAGCTGTGGCCAAGGAGCGAGGCTACCAGTTCGTATGGGTGCGGCAAGCAAAAATCTACGTTCGGAAGGAGCACAACAGCAAAGCAGTTAGAATTTTCACTCATGATGGGTTACAAAAACTTGTTTAA